In one Gloeocapsa sp. DLM2.Bin57 genomic region, the following are encoded:
- a CDS encoding MFS transporter: protein MKNFWGGFIPKLNKKIWLLTFGRLLSQIGSGFTLFYAPIFFVNEVGLSATAVGIALGSGSVAGIIGRFLGGWFTDSPFWGRRGTLLLSAAVSAIADVALFFTHDFLTLILGNLLMGLGIGLYWPATEAAVADLSTPEQRNEAFAVTRLADSMGLSIGVVGGGAMIASSLSYRLLFVIDGISFVVFFALVYVAIAETYQFNEHSQSASQGWLVAFRDRPLMVFLLVNIMITTYLSQLQSTMPLYFSNFVTTTDSVTGFSPQLISILFSWHIVFAALTQLPIARYLNRFSRPRVLMFSLLLWGIGFSLIWLTGNIPNLAVLTAILALSILALAMVTYTPSASALVVELSPANLRGVYLSLNSQCWAIGYLIGPPLGGLALDQDSLVLVHGFWLLLGISVIIGIVILGYLEKILNQSTNTDSCTNNHKQDS, encoded by the coding sequence ATGAAAAATTTTTGGGGAGGATTTATTCCCAAGTTAAATAAGAAAATATGGTTACTAACTTTTGGTAGGTTATTATCACAAATAGGTTCGGGATTTACTTTATTTTATGCGCCGATTTTCTTTGTCAATGAAGTAGGTTTAAGCGCAACAGCGGTGGGAATCGCTTTAGGAAGTGGATCGGTAGCAGGTATTATTGGTCGCTTCCTCGGGGGTTGGTTTACAGATTCTCCCTTTTGGGGAAGACGGGGTACTCTCTTATTGTCAGCTGCAGTAAGTGCGATCGCCGATGTGGCTTTATTTTTTACTCATGATTTCTTGACCCTAATTCTCGGTAATTTATTAATGGGGTTGGGGATTGGTTTATATTGGCCGGCGACTGAAGCTGCAGTAGCTGATTTAAGTACACCAGAACAAAGAAATGAGGCTTTTGCGGTAACTCGTCTGGCTGATAGTATGGGTTTAAGTATAGGAGTAGTTGGGGGAGGTGCGATGATCGCTAGTTCCCTGAGTTATCGACTGTTGTTTGTGATTGACGGAATTTCTTTTGTAGTGTTTTTTGCTTTAGTCTATGTGGCGATCGCCGAAACTTATCAATTTAATGAACATTCCCAGTCTGCTTCCCAAGGATGGTTAGTAGCTTTTCGCGATCGCCCTTTAATGGTGTTTTTGCTAGTCAATATTATGATTACTACTTATTTATCCCAGTTACAAAGTACCATGCCTTTGTATTTTAGTAACTTTGTTACTACTACAGACTCAGTCACGGGATTTTCCCCACAATTAATCAGTATCTTATTTAGTTGGCATATTGTTTTTGCTGCTTTAACTCAGCTTCCCATCGCCCGTTATTTGAATCGTTTTAGTCGTCCGAGAGTATTGATGTTTTCGTTATTATTGTGGGGGATTGGTTTTAGTTTGATTTGGTTAACGGGAAATATACCTAATTTAGCGGTATTAACAGCCATTCTCGCCCTGAGTATTCTTGCTTTAGCCATGGTAACCTATACACCATCTGCTTCTGCTTTAGTAGTTGAATTATCTCCTGCTAATTTACGGGGAGTTTATTTATCTTTGAATTCTCAATGTTGGGCGATCGGTTATTTGATTGGTCCTCCCCTAGGCGGATTAGCATTAGATCAAGATTCTCTGGTTTTAGTCCATGGTTTTTGGTTGTTATTGGGTATAAGCGTGATTATCGGTATAGTGATTTTAGGGTATTTAGAGAAGATTTTAAACCAATCCACCAACACGGATTCCTGCACCAACAATCACAAACAAGACAGCTGA